The following nucleotide sequence is from Salmo salar chromosome ssa08, Ssal_v3.1, whole genome shotgun sequence.
atttaaaccaaattgaacatgtttcattatttatttgaggctaaattgattttattgatgtattatattaagttaaaataaaagtgttcattcagtattgttgtaattgtcattattacaaataaataaatacatttttattttatttaaaattgaccgattaatcggcatcggcttttttttgtCCTCCACTAATCGGCAGCGACTTTTTTTTGCCcccccccaataatcggtatcggcgttgaaaaaccataatcggtcgacctctagtgtagagcgatgaggaaaatgttttatttcatccattttagaataaggctgtaatataacaaaatgtggaaaaggtcaaggggtctgaatactttccaaatgcactgtatcaccTCCCTAAGTGTCCATGTATGCCTACTCACCCATACTTATCCAGTCAACGACTAGAAAGGTCATATAGCTACATTTAccatagcactctgttacatgagACTGAACCGCCACAGAGGCCAAGCGTCAGTTAGATTCATCTGACTTAACTGGGACTTCAATACAAGTCAACTGTCTTTCCATGTTTTCCTGTCAGTGATGGTAACCTATACATGTATCTGTTCCCACTGGGTCATTGTGAAGTTGGTAGAATATGTCTCTAAACAgctgatacagggtcagatattACGTCCATCCTGCAGTGATTATTTTATGGATTCATGAACCTGTACCTCATCGGTGTCCAGCATTTCAGCCAGGTCCATCTCGGTCATGTTGAGGATGGATGCAGCAATGGACTGGGCCTTGACCATGGACTGCTTGGACAGCCCTCCGGCCCCTACTGCCTTCTTCTTCTCTGCCCTCTTCCTGTTCTTCCTCAGCTGCGATTTGGCGTTCTGCACCTCGTGGAGAGTTTCGCTTGCCAGAGCCTGAGAGGAGGAAAATAAAGGAAGTGTGATGAAactagagaaagcgagagagacgggtacagatgtaggatctaaatttgagccagttttctacagcagggAAAAAAAAgtcttgcagcaacaggaaatgtgaattattatgtgtattataattcatggacatttttgtaggggtttatACATTCTTTCGTAAGGGAAAAGCGGAAATTAcagacttcagaagcctttttaaactttAAATACACCACAAGTGTATTCTCCtgttgcaggaaagttctcctgcaacagggtgatcaaattaagaccctACACCTGTATAAATTATGAATAAATGAAACCTATCAAGACAGGAGCCGAGGGCGTCAGCAGCAATATAGAAGTTTAGTACCTGAGAGGGTTTCCGAGTTATCCGACCGTTTGAATGGCGCCGTGATGACGGACACTGAGGGTATCTACGCATCTTGGATATCAACAATAGGTTTTTTCTCCGACAAATCTCCTCAGAATTGACACGGACCGAATCACGCATGGGAAAGATGCTACCTTTTATTTATTTGCTTATGAATGGGCTCACCATACAACAAGCCAATACAACGGCATAACAGTGTAAATAATTGAGCAATGAGGTGCATTTAAAATGGTGcccgagagtgtgtgtgtgtgaaacctcATTGGTCTTCGGGCACCTCAGAGGCCTGAATCCACTAAATGGCAGTTGGCTCTAAATACAAAGAGAGCGAGACAATTAAATGTCAAAGCTGCCACTGTACATGAGAAAGTCAATAACCCAAAACTCCCCTTTGCTTCATTTTGAGCTTATTGATCGATGCAATAATCTTTTGTATCATTCCCCTGTAAGCTCGCCTGAATAGCTGACCTTGGAATGGACGGTCACCCGAGAGATGGGCTAGGTAGCATGAGACTGCctctcaagcacacacacaaaaaacattcccaaacacacacacaaggaaaactgcacacatacagaaacacacacacacacacacacacacacacacacacacacacacacacacacacacacacacacacacacacacacacacacacacgcacacacgtatgTACACCTCCCCACATTCTGTGTACATAACCCAAGCTAATCATAAACAGACATACAGTAGACATCTCCATTGCTTTAGTTTATTTCACACGGGAGGATCAGAAGTACTTTGCTGAGGCTCTGCTAGATTTCATAAGGGAGAGCTCTGAGAGTTGGTGGGGAGAGTTATCGTTGACAGACAGATCGTGGACGCAACCGAGGTATGGTATTAGATGGACTATTAGTAAATTAAATCAAATATAAATGCATGAAGTTCAGACAAAACCACAAATGAGATGATTCTAAAAACCATTCTATAAAGTATTTATACTTAAGCTGAGGTGTCTATTCTACCCCGAATCAATATATTATTaggcaataaggcacgagggggtgtggtatatggccacgagggggtgtggtatatgaccacgagggggtgtggtatacggccacgagggggtgtggtatacggccacaagggtgtgtggtatatgcccacgagggggtgtggtatatgcccACGAGGGGGTGTGATAAATggccaatatacagttgaagtcggaagttggagtcattaaaactcgtttttcaaccactccacaaatgtcttgtttaacaaactatagttttggcacgttggttaggacatctactttgtgcatgacaagtcatttttccaacaattgtttacagacagattatttcacttctaattcactgtatcacaattccagtgggtcagaagattacataaactaagttgactgtgcctttaaacagcttggaaaattccagaaaatgatgtcatggctttagaagcttctgataggctaattgacatcatttgagtcaattagaggtgtacctgtggatgtatttcaaggcctaccttcaaactcagtgcctctttgcttgacatcatgggaaaatctaaagaaatcagccaagacctcagaaaaaaaattgtagacctccacaagtctggttcatccttgggagcaatttccaaacgcctgaaggtaccacattcatttgTTTCAAACAATCGTACgtgagtataaacaccatgggaccatgcagccgtcataccgctcaggaaggagacacgttctgtctcctagagatgaacgtactttggtgcgagaagtgcaaatcaatcccagaacagcaaaggaccttgtgaagatgctggaggaaacagatacaaaagtatctatatccacagtaaaaccagtcctatatcgacataacctgaaaggccgctcagcaaggaagaagccactgctccaaaaccgccataaaaatgccagactgcggtttgcaactgcacatggggacaaagatcatactttttggagaaatgtcctctggtctgatgaaacaaaaatagaactgtttggccataatgaccatcattatgtttggaggcaaaagggggaggcttgctagccgaagaacaccatcccaaccgtgaagcacgggggtggcagcatcatgttgtgggggtgctttgctgcaggagggactggtgcacttcacaaaatagatggcatcatgaggtaggaaaattatgtggatatattgaagcaacatctcaagacatcagtcaggaagttaaagcttggtcgcaaatgggtcttccaatggacaatgaccccaagcatacttccaaagttgtggcaaaatggcttaaggacagcaaagtcaaggtattggagtggccatcacaaagccctgacctccaatcctatagaaaatttgtggggagaactaaaaaagcgtgtgcgagcaaggagccctacaaacccgactcagttacaccagctctgtcaggaggaatgggccaaaattcacccaacttattttgggaagcttgtggaaggctacctgaaacgtttgacccaagttaaacaatttaaaggcaatgctaccaaatactaattgagtgtatgttaacttctgacccactgggaatgtcatgaaagaaataaaagctgaaataaatcattctgacatttcacattcttaaaataaagtggtgatcctaactgacctaagacaggaaattttaactaggattaaatgtcaggaattgtgaaaaactgagtttaaatgtatttggctaaggtgtacgtaaacttctgacttcaactgtatcacggctaagggctgttcttacacagcccttagccgtgctatatttggccatataccacaaaccctgaagtgcattattgctattataaactggttaccaacgtaattagagcagtaaaaataaatgttttgtcatacccgtggtatacggtctgatataccacagctatcTTCATTTTCCTGATAGACCAAACTGGGTTTGGTCTCCTTAAGTGTGCTGAGACTTCTTCTGTGTCCTGGAGGAATACACAGCTCATTAAGAAACTGACAGAGATCCTATTATTTTATTTACAGCCCTAATAGATATTTACTGACGCTAGTCAAGGGTTACAATCAATTGACCCAAACCCTGAATGTGTGGAATAATCTGGAAAGAGATTAAGGGGTGAATTCATCACTCATTTTAagcccagggagagagggagagagaaagaatgaaagagagagagagaagtagtgtGTATATATGAAAGTGAGACCAATTGTATCTcacactattgtgtgtgtgtgtgttgtgtgtgtgtgtgtgtgtgtgtgtgtgtgtgtgtgtaggtcgagTCAGTCGAACACAGCTCTTACCCTGACAAACCTAGTATCACAATCACCATAGCCAGAGGGCCAATTTAGACAGCAGAGGCTTACaacatggagatggagatggagatcaACTGAGCAGGGAaacactgtccttctctaataACTACCCCCATTCGTTTAGATCACTCTCACAAGACCACACTCTCACAACAACTGTCTGGAAGGACTGACTGAGAAAATGGCCATTTgaaaacacacagacagggaTTGTAAAGGACAGTAGACCACAATATGTGGTTGAGTGAATTCAGACATCTCTAGTGTGAACATGGCACCTTCATAGATATATACTGATATAGACTATTACTGTTCTGTTTAACTGTGTTCAGTACCAATACTttccaagtatacttccaaatacattccaatattcaactacttgtaTTTTCAAATCAAACATTGCTGAATACTTACTTCTAAAGTATGCGAAAGTACTTGAAATaattgaaatagtatttgaacccaaatCTGGTGTCCAGCTTTGTGTCTGAGCCTAAGCCGGTGAGTGTAGGCAGCCAGTCCAGGGCCACTGTTTAGTGTTTAGCACATCAACAGAGGTGGAACATGGCCTGAGGCTGgtagagaggtgtagaggagCCCGGGGTCCAACCAAACAGAGTACACAACAGAAGAAGGCCACAGAAGCCCTCGACACTGATCAATACATGACAGCAGTAAATCTCCTCTGGATGGCAGGTCAGCCAATCAAAAGGCCTCCTGTTCTTTTCAGGAAACATAAAATGATGGGAATGATTTGAATGATGTGAATGCTCACCAACAGTGGCCCAGACATTCAGACAACTCAGCCCTAGTGTTCTGGGAACAAGGAAGGAAAGGGCTCAGTGGTAAAGATAGGATACAGGATGATGTTGTTAGGGGAGAAAAGAGGGAGTGGGGGTAGAGAAGAGGGCAGGAAAgaaaggtagggagggagagagagagaaagagacagagaaagatgggCAACCTATTATTAAAAACTTCCTGACAACAGTTTGCTCAGTTTATTTTGACCAGTGAAACAAATGTCTTGAGGGAGAACAAAGAGCTGGTGATGACCACAATGGTATCCATGTTGTCTCCTGGACTAGTTCTGAGGGAGGGGATAACATCGCGGTCTCTCtcaagcccctccccctctacACTGCAGTCAGAGCTGATGGGCGGGTGTCACGGCGACGATGTGATTGACAGGTTCTTTATCAGGCCCTGGCAGACACACCACTAGAAAGGCAGTTGGATTAGAACTGGGACCAGGCCAGACCTGGCCTCCAATCCCACTGGGCAGACACACACTGGCAGGGCCTTTACCCCCCATTATGCCCTCCACTGGCACAGACTAAGCACTCAGCCCTCACATCACCCAATGTCATGACTCAATTTGATGGTCGGATTAAAGACTGATTCAGAGGCAATTATGTTAATGAATTTAGAATAAGAGACGTCATATTACAATGGTTATTAGGTCTTTGTGTGAAGGGAACATGCCATGGCAGCAAGGCTAATTAGCAGTCCCTCGTCTGACTGGCATATCACAACCCTAATACGGTTATATTAGGATGCACTAGGCTAATCTCAGACCGGGATTGTCaaactgggtcatgttcattaggcaccaaacggaagaaaactgactgaaacGCGGAGGGAGccagttatttttattttattttaaatctaCGGTGTGCCCGACTGAACACGACCCTGGTATATCCATGTCTTTGACAGTGACCACCGAcccctgtgctgtgctgtgtctgGCCCAGTACATTTGACCTCTGCCCTCTAACCCGTGCCCTGTAACCCAGTCCAGTACCTTAGTGAAGGCTTGTAGCTGCTCCAGCTGTGTGTGGGCCAGGCCCAGTCGTCTGTGCAGGGCCTCCAGGGCCACGGTGCTCTGCTGGGCCAGACCCTCCATCTGACGGGAGGCTGTCTGCTCCAGCTCAGCCTGGGCCCGCTCACTGGCCCTCACACGGGCCTGCAGGGCCTCCACACACTGCTCctacaaggagggagagagaatgatatCAGATTTCCATTCATGCTGTTCCTATACATGACAACCCAGGGAGATTATATCATAATACATGGGTTTGGAAATTACGCTATAAGAAGGCGTTGTGGAGTCAATCTCCACCTCTGTTAGTGTACTTCTCCCAGCTTGTCGATGGGAAGGAGAATTGTATAAAATCCACCTTATCAAATAGCTTGATGTTGTTATTTTTTACCAAGTCAAAATAGAACGATCCCAGCCTGTGTGTAAGCAACAGCAATATTACCACTGCTGTCTACCTGGACGTCACACACACTACTAGAAAGGTGAGCCTGAACTGATAGTGCTGCTACCTTCTTGTCCAGGCCCTCCTTGAGATCCTGACAGGTCGTCTCATACTGACTCTTCTCTTTAGTGGCTACGCTCAGCCTCCTCTTCAGAGAGTCTGTAAAGGCCTTCCTGTTAGTGGCCTCCTCTGTCAAGGTCTTCACCTGGAcgtcacacagagggagagaggaggaagaacttGAGATGACCTTAAACATAACAAAGATGTTTGAATGTGTTTTTCTTTAGCCCTTGCTACAGTAAATCAAGGCTAGGTGTATATGGTGTTTTTCTTTAGCccatgctacagtaaatcaaggCTAGGTGTATATGGTGTTTTTCTTTAGCccatgctacagtaaatcaaggCTAGGTGTATATGGTGTTTTTCTTTAGCccatgctacagtaaatcaaggCTAGGTGTATATGGTGTTTTTCTTTAGCccatgctacagtaaatcaaggCTAGGTGTATATGGTGTTTTTCTTTAGCccatgctacagtaaatcaaggCTAGGTGTATATGGTGTTTTTCTTTAGCccatgctacagtaaatcaaggCTAGGTGTATATGGTGTTTTAGTGGTTTTTTCATGACATATAGTACATGCATAACCGATTCATTGTTAAATTTGCCAGCAGATGACGTCATGTGATGAAAACGTGCCATCTGAACTGTTGTTGTGACTACAGGAAAACCATAAAGTCCGGCGGGACTGTAAACGTGCCAGTGAAATGCATTTTATGCCATCTGATTATGCTAAGTCATTGTTGCGTGTGATTAAACCATGTGGTGTGAGATGTTAACTGAGACCTACTttcttctccagctcctccaccagtccTCTGTGTGTCCTCTCAGTCTCCAGGAAGAACTTCATCCTGGTCTTCACGTCCTCCACCAGCTGCCTCTTCATgtgcacgtctctctctgtgtggatcACCCTGggaatgagacacacacacacacacacacacacacacacacacacacacacacacacacacacacacacacacacacacacacacacacacacacacacacacacacacacacacacacacacacacacacacacaggtcattaACATGCACGCAAAGATGCAGACGCAAACACACGcagaagcagacacacacacacacaccgtgtccCCACGCTCCCCTTCCATCACATCTCATTATGACAACTAAATATATTGACAATCCCATGCTGATAGGGGATGCTGCAGAAAATAGGAATGGCTGTATAATATCCCATTTGTAGACTGCATACATTCCTGATTCCTAGACTAGTGGGGAATGTCTATGCATGTTGTGCAACATCAGTTGTGGAACATTTCTGACAAATGACCTTCTAAATCTTCTGAGACACACTAACATCCAGACTGCAGTAACAGTCTGATCTACACTAACATAGATGCAATTCAACACATCCAAATAGCATGAAAAGAGACACAGTTGTTGATGTATTTGTTCCACTACTGTCCTCGCCACATGAAAACCCATTCGACTGGGGAGGGGGACGTGATTCTGTAGATAACGATCCAGAGGGGAATCATCTCCAAAAGAGTTTGTTTACTTGACTAGTTGACTATTCTGACAGTAACTAGATAGAGAGACACTGGGGGCCCGCTGTTGAAACggcttggctgtgtgtgtgtctaaaatgTACGACGTGTCACTTCACATTTCAAAACCTGTCCCCGACAACCTTAATATTCCCGTAACTCTTTAGAGCCTCATCTTAAAAGACTCTTTCAGTTAAACGGCTTAGCGTGTTGTTTATTCTCTTTACATGTTTTGCTCCAGTTTTTTTCACATAAAGGCAAATATTACCGTCTTCATGGCCTTCTGGGGTCCCGCTGGGGGGGGAATCGGAAGAACAAATGGAATGATATAATTAAAGATCCGATGTGTTTCCTTTTAATTAATCAGGTTTATATtgaaaaatatgttttgttgtttcTCCTCTCGACCTGCGCATATTACGGACTAGGCTTCGATTCTAAATAAACAGATGACGCAACCCAGGGGCAAGTGCCTTTCATATTTTTGTGTAAGTAAATGTCCCTGTCTCCCTCGATAGAGCCGTTAGCCTGGGGGCACACTGGGCCAAATAAATGAGAGCTTGTCTTATTGGAGTGACATTAAATTAAATGAGAGAGGAGAGTCTGGCCGGGGGGACCTGCTGCATAGGGTCCCTGGTTACCCCAATGGATTGAACCATTAATGAGAAAAGCCATATTGAACCTTTAGGACGTCTGTCTCTGTTGACTTTAAGAGCAGCAGCATTAGAGAGAAGCCCAGCCACATCACACAGCTCCCTCTGTTCATCCCCAACACTAATAATGCTAATTACGTCAGGAACATGTATTTTAGATGAACAGAGGATGAACAAAGGATGAAAAAGAATGGGGGATAGCTACTATAGTAGTACTTATTCttctgcaagagagagagagtgatttgTATTTATGAAGTGTCAGTCGAGAGACTCGACTCGGAGCCTATATCAAATTTAtttatcaaatttatttatatagtccttcgtacatcagctgatatctcaaagtgctgtacagaaacccagcctaaaaccccaaacagcaagcaatgcatgtgaaagaagcacggtggctaggaaaaactccatagaaaggccaaaaacctaggaagaaacctagagaggaaccaggctatgaggggtggccagtcctcttctggctgtgccgggtggatattataacagaacatggtcaagatgttaaaatgttcataaatgaccagcatggtcaaataataataatcatagtagttgtcgagggtgcaacaagcacgtccggtgaacaggtcagggttccatagccgcaggcagaacagttgaaactgggcagaagcacggccaggtggactggggacagcagggagtcgtcatgccaggtagtcctgaggcatggtcctagggctcaggtcctccgagagaaagaaagaaagagagaaagagagaattagagagagcatatttaaattcacacaggacaccggataagacaagagaaatactccagatgtaacagactgaccctagccccccgacacataaactactgcagcataaatactggagactgagacaggagggatcagaagacactgtgtccccatccgatgatacccccggacagggccaaacaggcaggatataaccccacccactttgccaaagcacagcccccacaccactagagggatgtctccaaccaccaacttaccgtcctaagacaaggccgagtatagcccacaaagatctccgccacggcacaacccaagggggggggggggcgccaacccagacaggaagaccacgtcagtgactcaacccactcaagtgacgcacccctcccatggacggcatggaagaacaccagtaagccagtgactcagcccctgtaatagggttagaggcagagaatcccagtggagagaggggaaccggcaaggcagagacagcaagggcggttgctccagcctttccgttcaccttcacactcctgggccagactatacttaatcataggacctactgaagataagtcttcagtaaagacttaaaggttgagactgagtctgcgtctctcacatgggtaggcagaccattccataaaaatggagctctataggagaaagccctacctccagccgtttgcttagaaattctagggacaattaggaggcctgcgtcttgtgaccgtagcgtacgtgtaggtatgtacggcaggaccaaatcggaaagataggtaggagcaagcccatgtaatgctttgtaggttagcagtaaaaccttgaaatcagcccttgccttaacaggaagccagtgtagggagactagcactggagtaatatgatcaaatgttttggttctagtcaggattctagcagccgtatttagcactaactgaagtttgtttagtgctttatccgggtagccggaaagtagagcattgcagtagtccaggctagaagtaacaaaagcatggattaatttttctgcatcatttttggacagaaagtttttgatttttgcaatgttacgtagatggaaaaaagctgtccttgaaacagtcttgatatgttcttcaaaagagagatcagggtccagagtaacgccgaggtccttcacagttttatttgagacgactgtacaaccatccagattaattgtcagattcaacagaagatctctttgtttcttgggacctagaacaagcatctctgttttgtccgagtttaaacgTAAaaggtttgcagccatccacttctttatgtctgaaacacaggcttctagcgagggcaattttggggcttcaccatgtttcattgaaatgtacagctgtgtgtcatccgcatagcagtgaaatttaacattatgttttcgaatgacatccccaagaggtaaaatatatagtgaaaacaataggggtcctaaaacggaaccttgaggaacaccgaaatttacaattgatttgtcagaggacaaaccattcacagagacaaactgatatctttccgacagataagatctaaaccaggccagaacttgtccatgtagaccaatttgggtttccaaatCACTAACATGATCACTAACATTTTCACCCCACTGTTAGTTTCTTTTATCTCCTGTTTTTCCACTTTATCACTAGTCAAACATGCGTCCGTGATAATCTGTATGTGTTAAAAAAACAAAGGAGAAGTCGAAACATAGATGTGTctctgctagacagacagacagacagacagacagacagacagacagacaacaggatCGCTGGAGATGAAAGAAGTAGGTTCATAAATAAAGCAGGGGCCTGGATGACAGATATTGACTGAGGACATGCGCTCTTACTTTGAAATTCACTTTTTTTTGTTGCCGAGGAGCAGCCTGCCTGGCCCCTTGGTGTGTACTGAGATGTATATTTCAGAGACGTCTGGTAGAGACATGTCTTTCATTCTGAGAGAAGCACACCCCGTCGAGCATGTGGCGAGGTGCTAGGGTAGCGCCATGgcgatagaagaagaagaagaagggacCAATGGATATGAGGGATGTTGTCACGGAAACCGGCTGAGGGATCTTCGCTCTGTCTCCGCTGTGATCTGCCCGCgctttggtcacacacacacaacaccactgTAATCGCtgtacacactgaacacacatgtTGGATGTATTATAGAAGATGAAAGGAAAACAGTGAACTACAGTATCAtattgggcagagagagagagagagagagaaataaactaACAGGTCAGTCCATTCTGCCTTTGTTTGAGAAGATAAATGTAAAGTTTGATAAGTTGATAATTGCCAAGACCTCTTAACATGTTACATGCTCATCGATCACAGCTTGGTAGTTTCACTTCTTTCAACTATGTAAGTCATTAACAGAGGGCCTGGGGGCCACTGTGGTGTTGTGTCACGAGGAGCAGAGTTGATCCTTCCTGCGGCACACACACTGGATCAATAACCTTCTCTTTGATCAAAACCCTCCATCTTATCTCAACACACAATGAAcgacagggcacacacacacaacatacatggcattaacacacacacagaaaaataaaatcacacacacacacacagataaacacgCACGAATGCACCAACACACAAACAGAAAACCCCCCAGAGACTATTCAGAGCTGAGCTGGAGAGCAGGGCAGCAGTCAGAGAGCTGCCACACGGTGGAATCAAACATTGCAgatgggacagagaggaggaagaatgagcaagagagaaacggagagagaaagagagacagacagacagagaatgagagtgagagaaagagagagaaacagagagaaacaaagtgagaaagagtgagagagagaaacagagagagatagagaatgatagaaacacagacagacagacagacagacagacagacagacagacagacagacagacagacagacagacagacagacagagagaaacaaagtgagagagatagagatagagagagagagagagagagagagagagagagagagagagagagagagagagagcgcaggtcTCTGTACTGACTTCTCCTGCAGTTCTCTaagcttctcctctctctccagcagcTGGGCTCGCAGGGCTTTGTTAGCCAACGTGTGCCTCGTCACCTCCGCCTTGGAGCTCTGagaatgggagacagagagacagagtgtgtgagcgtgtgcgCCACAGAGACCTGGGGTGTTGTGACACTAGCGGTGACAGGTCAGATGTAGCAGCATGTGTTTTCATTAGAAGTGCAGACACTAGG
It contains:
- the LOC106610267 gene encoding centlein translates to MKRQLVEDVKTRMKFFLETERTHRGLVEELEKKVKTLTEEATNRKAFTDSLKRRLSVATKEKSQYETTCQDLKEGLDKKEQCVEALQARVRASERAQAELEQTASRQMEGLAQQSTVALEALHRRLGLAHTQLEQLQAFTKALASETLHEVQNAKSQLRKNRKRAEKKKAVGAGGLSKQSMVKAQSIAASILNMTEMDLAEMLDTDEEEDDVAADSRRDQEWLDQVLKILQQEIPSAALLMEVLCVKMKERKVLTEALAALTPVSEIA